A genome region from Geobacter pickeringii includes the following:
- the ric gene encoding iron-sulfur cluster repair di-iron protein: protein MNDEKTLQAENGGSTRTIGGFVAEDYRTAEVFERHGIDFCCGGNVPLDVACRQKGIDPAVILGEIEAAKQEPMERSQNFAAWELPFLADYIVAVHHAYIKDNAGQITLYARKVAEVHGSRHPEVKEIAAIFDGVATDLAAHLREEEEVFFPAVKRADAARKAGRTPEQNDIEAISGDLVKLRREHEEVGDAIHTIRRLAGDFVVPGDACNTYTVTYRKLKEFEDDLHKHVHLENNILFLKAERELISSAS from the coding sequence ATGAACGACGAAAAGACGCTCCAGGCGGAAAATGGTGGCTCCACCAGGACCATTGGCGGATTCGTGGCCGAGGATTACCGGACGGCAGAGGTTTTCGAGCGGCACGGGATCGATTTCTGCTGCGGCGGAAATGTTCCCCTTGATGTCGCCTGCCGGCAGAAAGGGATCGACCCGGCCGTCATCCTGGGCGAGATCGAAGCGGCAAAGCAGGAACCGATGGAGCGGAGCCAGAATTTTGCGGCATGGGAACTCCCGTTCCTCGCCGATTACATCGTCGCCGTCCACCATGCCTACATCAAGGATAATGCCGGCCAGATCACCCTGTACGCCCGCAAGGTCGCCGAGGTCCACGGCAGCCGCCATCCCGAAGTGAAGGAGATCGCCGCAATCTTCGACGGGGTTGCCACCGATCTGGCCGCCCATCTGCGCGAGGAGGAGGAAGTCTTCTTCCCGGCCGTGAAACGGGCCGATGCGGCGAGAAAGGCCGGCAGGACTCCGGAGCAGAACGACATCGAAGCGATCAGCGGGGATCTGGTGAAACTCCGCCGGGAGCACGAAGAGGTGGGGGACGCGATTCACACCATCCGCCGCCTTGCCGGGGATTTCGTGGTTCCCGGCGACGCCTGCAACACCTACACGGTCACCTACCGGAAGCTGAAGGAGTTCGAGGACGACCTCCACAAGCACGTGCACCTGGAAAACAACATCCTTTTT